Genomic window (Aurantimicrobium sp. INA4):
ACGAGTGAGTTCTTGCAGTGCCGCTACGGTTTCGGGGCGTGAAAGAACACGAACGTTTCCCTGCTCTGAAGCGGTTACAGAGACGTAGGCACGACCATTACGGGCGTCTATGTCCAGATCTCCGTCTAAATCGGCGATGTCGAGCAGTTCTTCGATGTAATCAGCGGCGACATCACCCTCGTTTTCGAGGTCTTTGAGGCTTGGTGCTGCTTTTGCTTCGGTTTCAGACACGGTTATTTCTTCTTTCCGGACTTCTTAGCGCGGTTCTTGCTCACGGGCTGTACGCGCTGTGCTGGCTTAGGTTCTTCAATCTCAATAACTTCAGGGGTTCCCTTGGGTAGTTTGCCGCGGCGCGCTAGGCGCTCTTCGCGGTCTTTTGCTGCCTGGCTACCAGGAGTGGGCATGTTGCGGATCACAATGAACTGCTGCCCCATGGTCCAGAAGTTGGATACAAGCCAGTAGAACATCACACCAAGAGGGAAAGTGAAGCCCGAGAAGGCAAAGACGAGGGGGAGGATGTAAAGCAAGATGCGCTGCTGACGGAAAGCAGGACTTGCCTTGGTTTCCTCGGACATGTTCTTAGAAACAATTTGCAGCTGAGTGATGAACTGCGATGCCGTCATCAAAACCACCATGGTCATGGCAATAACCATGACCGAAACCTGTGGTGGGTTTGCATTCATTGCCTGAACGAAGGTCGTGTGAAGTGGGGCCACACCAAAAAGGCTCGCGTTGTAGAACGACTGAGCAAGCTCGGCGTTCATGGGACCAACACCAGCAGCACCTTGTTTGACTGCTACATCGTTAAGTACCGAGAAAAGGCCAAAGAAGATAGGCATCTGCAACAAAAGCGGCAGGCAGGAGCTCAGAGGGTTGCTTCCAGTGCGGCGATAAAGTTCCATGGTTTCGCGAGACATTGCTTCGCGTGAGAACTGGTCCTTCTTGCCCTTGTATTTATCCTGGATTTTCTTCAGATCCGGCGCAATCTCCAGCATTTTCCGCTGGCTCTTGATCTGACGAACAAAGACGGGAATGAGTGCTGCACGAACGACAACAACAAGTCCGACGATAGCGAGAACCCAAGTAGCACCTGCATCTGGGTCCATTCCAAGAGTGGTGAATAACCAGTGGAAGGACACCAAGATAAGTTCAATGGCCCACTTAATTGGCCACAGAATAGCGCCGATAATATCCATAGGAGCGTTACGCCCTTCCTTCATTCATCACAACAAAACCGTGTGCTGTGACACGAAAAAACTTGTGCTTCGCGGGCGGCACGTCATCGACGCCACCGAGTGCCCACGGGTTGCACCTTCCTAGCCTACGCAGAGTTAGGCCAGAACCCACAATGACGCCTCGTTGTTGAA
Coding sequences:
- the yidC gene encoding membrane protein insertase YidC, giving the protein MDIIGAILWPIKWAIELILVSFHWLFTTLGMDPDAGATWVLAIVGLVVVVRAALIPVFVRQIKSQRKMLEIAPDLKKIQDKYKGKKDQFSREAMSRETMELYRRTGSNPLSSCLPLLLQMPIFFGLFSVLNDVAVKQGAAGVGPMNAELAQSFYNASLFGVAPLHTTFVQAMNANPPQVSVMVIAMTMVVLMTASQFITQLQIVSKNMSEETKASPAFRQQRILLYILPLVFAFSGFTFPLGVMFYWLVSNFWTMGQQFIVIRNMPTPGSQAAKDREERLARRGKLPKGTPEVIEIEEPKPAQRVQPVSKNRAKKSGKKK
- the yidD gene encoding membrane protein insertion efficiency factor YidD — encoded protein: MIVLALAYRKLISPLYGDVCRYYPTCSHYGLQALQQRGVIVGSGLTLRRLGRCNPWALGGVDDVPPAKHKFFRVTAHGFVVMNEGRA